Proteins encoded together in one Streptomyces umbrinus window:
- a CDS encoding response regulator has protein sequence MSLRVLVVDDQGVVRAGFAAMIDAEEDMTVVGEAADGAAAVRLAEELAPDVVVMDVRMPELDGIAATRIITGRQDAPRVLVLTTFDLDAYVFDALRAGASGFLLKDVHPAELLHGIRVVATGESVLAPSATRRLIGHYASGAGTGTRADPGPRELDSLTGSQRNVLTLVASGLNNSEIAEELGITVGTVKSHVNALLRKLGLRDRVQVTILAYDLGLARPNPPGAHL, from the coding sequence ATGAGTCTCAGAGTGCTGGTCGTCGACGACCAAGGCGTCGTACGGGCGGGGTTCGCCGCCATGATCGACGCCGAGGAGGACATGACGGTCGTCGGCGAGGCCGCCGACGGCGCCGCCGCGGTACGCCTCGCCGAAGAACTGGCGCCCGACGTGGTCGTCATGGACGTCCGGATGCCCGAACTGGACGGCATCGCTGCCACCCGGATCATCACCGGCCGCCAGGACGCGCCCCGCGTCCTCGTGTTGACCACCTTCGACCTCGACGCGTACGTCTTCGACGCGCTGCGCGCGGGTGCCTCCGGATTCCTGCTCAAGGACGTGCATCCCGCCGAACTACTGCACGGCATCCGGGTGGTGGCCACGGGCGAGAGCGTGCTCGCCCCGTCCGCGACACGGCGGCTCATCGGCCACTACGCGTCCGGGGCGGGCACCGGGACCCGTGCCGACCCCGGCCCCCGCGAGCTGGACAGCCTGACCGGCAGCCAACGAAACGTCCTCACCCTGGTCGCGTCCGGGCTCAACAACTCGGAGATCGCCGAAGAACTCGGCATCACCGTCGGCACCGTGAAGTCCCACGTCAACGCGCTGCTGCGCAAACTCGGGCTGCGCGACCGCGTACAGGTCACGATCCTGGCGTACGACCTCGGCCTCGCCCGCCCGAACCCCCCGGGCGCCCACCTGTGA
- a CDS encoding GlxA family transcriptional regulator: MGSRGHGDQGAQLRSGDDRTIVAILAMPRAYSLDVSIPAHVFGQHPGYQVFVCGDRNLDAVDDSSDGPSRIDVAADIRPTHSLSDVEYADIVVVPGYENPSLPIPEGYLKAVRLAGERGARTVAVCTGVFALAATGMLDGKTATTHWQYTDRLRTTYPGVEVAENRLFVEDGAVLTSAGAGSGIDACLHVIQSDFGTTVAEDVAKDVVLSTARSANEPQYVDGSPPPRAGLQATREWVIENIGSAITVQRMADHSRLSRRTFIRHFVRETGMPPMHWVARQRILGARRLLESSDWSVERIAGAAGFGTAANFRNIFRREVGVTPTAYRKTHAATAVTRSHTR, encoded by the coding sequence GTGGGCAGTAGGGGGCACGGAGATCAGGGGGCGCAGTTGCGATCCGGAGACGACCGGACCATTGTCGCGATCCTTGCGATGCCGCGAGCGTATTCACTGGACGTCAGCATCCCGGCGCATGTGTTTGGTCAGCACCCGGGTTATCAAGTCTTCGTGTGCGGCGACCGGAATCTCGACGCGGTCGACGATTCGAGCGACGGCCCATCGCGCATCGATGTGGCCGCGGACATCAGGCCGACCCACTCGCTCTCAGATGTGGAGTATGCCGATATCGTCGTGGTCCCGGGCTATGAGAACCCGAGTCTCCCCATCCCGGAGGGCTATCTGAAGGCAGTGCGGCTCGCGGGCGAGCGGGGCGCCCGGACAGTCGCCGTCTGCACGGGTGTTTTCGCGCTCGCGGCCACTGGAATGCTTGATGGGAAGACGGCGACGACGCACTGGCAGTACACCGACCGACTTCGGACGACGTATCCCGGAGTCGAGGTCGCCGAGAACCGGCTGTTCGTCGAGGACGGGGCAGTTCTCACGTCCGCGGGTGCGGGATCGGGAATCGACGCATGTCTCCACGTCATCCAGAGCGATTTCGGAACGACAGTCGCCGAGGACGTGGCGAAGGACGTCGTCCTCTCCACTGCCCGCAGTGCGAACGAGCCACAGTACGTGGACGGTTCGCCCCCTCCGCGCGCCGGCCTTCAGGCGACCCGGGAATGGGTGATCGAGAACATTGGATCCGCGATCACCGTGCAGCGGATGGCGGACCACAGCCGGCTCTCGCGGAGAACCTTCATTCGCCACTTCGTGCGCGAGACAGGTATGCCGCCCATGCACTGGGTCGCCCGGCAGAGGATCCTCGGCGCGCGCCGACTCCTCGAATCCTCCGACTGGTCTGTGGAGAGGATCGCCGGAGCGGCGGGGTTCGGCACGGCCGCGAATTTCCGCAACATCTTCCGACGAGAGGTGGGAGTGACCCCGACCGCCTACCGGAAGACACATGCGGCGACGGCCGTCACTCGGTCACATACGCGTTGA
- a CDS encoding DUF5707 domain-containing protein, producing the protein MSKRILVSSLIGVFVVGGITAGGFAVASASAATEPTLKNGSARYVAPSDSGAGKLTFTADVSDDSGIRSLKVLAWPASSKLDPTEAELRSVDSATCRSTTDETSRCTYTLRVTKEEAAELAQGTWYVSALAAAKDGDTTFVSRGRVLRRHALTHHRGRGASGRPAVRVGDRGRAAGRLVRSSGRCRLSGRTLVLS; encoded by the coding sequence ATGTCCAAGCGCATTCTCGTGTCGTCGCTCATCGGTGTTTTCGTCGTTGGCGGAATTACCGCCGGTGGCTTTGCCGTGGCCTCGGCCTCCGCCGCCACCGAGCCGACCCTCAAGAACGGCTCGGCCCGCTACGTGGCCCCGTCCGACAGCGGCGCGGGCAAACTCACCTTCACCGCGGACGTGAGTGACGACTCGGGCATCCGAAGCCTCAAGGTCCTTGCGTGGCCCGCGAGTTCGAAGCTCGACCCGACCGAGGCGGAGCTCCGGTCCGTGGACAGCGCCACGTGCAGGAGCACGACGGACGAGACGTCCCGCTGCACCTACACGCTGCGGGTCACGAAGGAGGAGGCGGCCGAGCTGGCCCAGGGCACCTGGTACGTCTCGGCGCTCGCGGCGGCGAAGGACGGGGACACGACGTTCGTGTCCCGCGGCCGCGTCCTTCGACGTCACGCGCTGACCCACCACCGCGGCCGGGGCGCCTCGGGGCGCCCGGCCGTTCGGGTCGGTGACCGAGGGCGAGCCGCAGGTCGCCTTGTGCGGTCATCAGGCCGTTGTCGGTTGTCGGGTCGGACCCTGGTGCTTTCGTGA
- a CDS encoding sensor histidine kinase, translating to MNRTDIDIDTDDRLLPVLLLCAQAVVWPGAALVRGAVPPSSSLLLAALVAGLVTAALALRRTGPVVTLLVVAAACAVGAGPLPTGATALFGTAGVALALFTVATERDTFTTVLCVVTLAVWQLLYGLTLHGLSDRNGLDLVLTALLYAVACGAGLLVRRARRARRTAEQLLSRAETERHRLPAVERRRMERELHDVSAHHLTAVVVTAGAALGLRDRRPEMADEALEFAAETGREVTRALGAVRAPAPSREDLPSPEERLRGLVAGFRRLDQEVDCEIDPLPDGAVADAAYGIVREALTNVARHAPGAQTRVLCRYGDTRTDVVVTSAAPPAGSAAHGAGLGGGRGQGFLRSRAREAGGTLTSGPTADGGWEVRAVLPGRTAAPVERSAPWSYRLAQVTAAVGLCVQPLLPVLVVRTETASSSSHVSAGVLFALLAAAQAVALLWLRRAPRAAQGVLLGLALLWPLAMATGEYTGPVLLPPALSMLATCAALAADGARTAAAASDETHPAAGSSSAEIRRRAILTALSALPVAAVVVHAAAATAAVLDRGTTIPAWAVAASATSGASLVVGAARRAGTLRGRRDRVARGTRDDRLATWTEEAVRDAWAERRRIAAGLETTVLARTAGMVAEAEAGRLDTTAERAREALAAMRALLDTVRGGEAEPELRPQPTLQALDLLAHQSRATGRDVEIRLTDRVPERLPTVVDLAAYHAAEIMLAAGGDEPAVLGLDADDGTLTLTATGVPRAARPAVRERLVARVAALGGTLTTDAPNTLRLRLPLVPEQSHEEQSHEEGER from the coding sequence ATGAACCGAACCGACATCGACATCGACACCGACGACCGGCTGCTCCCGGTCCTGCTGCTCTGCGCCCAGGCCGTGGTGTGGCCCGGGGCGGCACTGGTGCGCGGAGCCGTCCCGCCCTCGTCCTCCCTTCTCCTGGCGGCCCTGGTCGCCGGACTGGTGACGGCCGCCCTCGCTCTCCGCCGTACCGGCCCGGTCGTCACCCTCCTTGTGGTCGCCGCCGCCTGTGCGGTGGGCGCCGGTCCGCTGCCCACCGGGGCGACGGCGCTGTTCGGAACCGCGGGTGTCGCGCTGGCCCTGTTCACCGTGGCGACCGAACGAGACACCTTCACCACCGTGTTGTGCGTGGTGACGCTCGCCGTCTGGCAACTGCTGTACGGCCTCACCCTGCACGGCCTCAGCGACCGGAACGGACTCGACCTCGTCCTGACGGCTCTGCTGTACGCCGTCGCGTGCGGCGCGGGCCTCCTCGTACGCAGGGCCCGTCGCGCCCGGCGAACGGCCGAACAACTGCTGAGTCGAGCCGAGACAGAGCGGCACCGCCTTCCGGCGGTCGAACGGCGCCGTATGGAAAGGGAGTTGCACGACGTCAGCGCCCACCATCTGACGGCCGTGGTGGTCACGGCGGGGGCGGCGCTCGGGCTGCGGGACCGTCGCCCCGAAATGGCCGACGAGGCACTGGAGTTCGCGGCCGAGACCGGCCGCGAGGTCACCCGGGCACTCGGCGCGGTGCGGGCGCCGGCGCCCTCGCGGGAGGACCTGCCGTCGCCGGAGGAACGGCTGCGGGGCCTGGTCGCGGGGTTCCGCCGGCTGGACCAGGAGGTCGACTGCGAGATCGACCCTCTGCCGGACGGCGCCGTGGCGGACGCGGCGTACGGCATCGTGCGCGAGGCGCTGACCAACGTGGCCCGGCACGCTCCCGGTGCGCAGACGAGGGTGCTGTGCCGGTACGGCGACACGCGCACGGACGTCGTGGTCACGAGCGCGGCACCGCCGGCCGGTTCGGCGGCACACGGTGCGGGCCTCGGCGGCGGACGCGGCCAGGGCTTCCTGCGTTCCCGGGCACGGGAGGCGGGCGGCACGCTGACCAGCGGTCCGACGGCGGACGGCGGTTGGGAGGTGCGCGCGGTGCTGCCCGGCCGGACCGCCGCCCCGGTGGAGAGGTCGGCTCCGTGGAGCTACCGCCTGGCGCAGGTGACGGCAGCCGTCGGCCTGTGCGTGCAGCCGCTGCTCCCGGTGCTGGTCGTCCGGACGGAGACCGCGTCGAGCAGCTCGCACGTGTCCGCGGGGGTCCTCTTCGCGTTGCTCGCCGCGGCACAGGCGGTCGCGCTGCTGTGGCTGCGCCGGGCGCCCCGCGCCGCCCAGGGCGTCCTGCTCGGTCTGGCCCTGCTCTGGCCGCTGGCGATGGCCACCGGCGAGTACACCGGTCCGGTCCTCCTGCCACCGGCGCTGAGCATGCTCGCCACCTGCGCGGCGCTGGCCGCGGACGGGGCCCGTACCGCTGCCGCTGCCTCGGACGAGACACACCCCGCTGCCGGTTCGTCCTCTGCCGAAATCCGTCGGCGCGCAATCCTGACGGCCCTGTCGGCCCTCCCGGTAGCGGCCGTGGTGGTGCACGCGGCGGCCGCGACCGCCGCCGTCCTGGACCGGGGCACGACCATCCCCGCCTGGGCGGTCGCCGCCTCGGCGACGTCCGGGGCATCCCTGGTGGTCGGCGCCGCCCGCCGGGCCGGAACTCTGCGCGGGCGGCGCGACCGGGTCGCCCGTGGCACCCGGGACGATCGCCTCGCCACCTGGACCGAGGAGGCCGTCCGGGACGCGTGGGCCGAGCGCCGCCGGATCGCCGCCGGGCTGGAGACCACAGTGCTGGCGCGCACCGCCGGAATGGTCGCGGAGGCGGAGGCGGGCCGCCTCGACACGACCGCCGAACGAGCCCGCGAGGCCCTGGCCGCGATGCGCGCCCTGCTCGACACGGTCCGAGGAGGTGAGGCGGAGCCCGAACTAAGGCCGCAGCCAACCCTTCAGGCCCTCGACCTGCTCGCCCACCAGAGCCGGGCCACCGGCCGCGACGTCGAGATACGGCTGACCGATCGCGTGCCGGAGCGATTGCCCACCGTGGTGGACCTGGCCGCCTACCATGCCGCCGAGATCATGCTGGCCGCCGGCGGGGATGAGCCTGCGGTGCTCGGACTCGACGCGGACGACGGTACGTTGACGCTCACGGCCACCGGGGTACCTCGCGCTGCCCGGCCCGCCGTACGGGAACGGCTGGTGGCGAGGGTCGCGGCGCTCGGCGGCACCCTGACCACCGATGCGCCGAACACGCTCCGCCTCCGGCTGCCACTCGTTCCGGAGCAGAGCCACGAAGAGCAGAGCCACGAAGAAGGGGAGCGATGA
- a CDS encoding ABC transporter substrate-binding protein — protein sequence MRDTVLDGRYTLTERIGAGGMGVVWRARDARLERPVAVKLLSLPPGTAGAERERLLAMFGREARAAAALDSSYIVPVFDHGADGEVPYLVMPLLSGRTVGELLDGGPLPPERVAELAAQVCRALATAHRAGIVHRDIKPANVMLTDEGTVKVLDFGIAKFLDAATGGRLTATTDSPIGTLPYMAPERFTRGADDGRTDVYALGCTVYEMLTGAPPFDSTSAPALMHSHVYETPEKPSVRRPGLAPEWDELVGRMLAKPVDERPTAEEARAVFERLALPAPQVPASAEPAQLPDRTPPLGQDSASTAPGSPADVSPEPGPSAPASARQRLAAGATTTSPDPTSYLLAPPHPKQPPALPAARLRGRRVTWIAASAVVTALVVIFSVVQPFGGDDGDEGSGKSGPGGQKAGAGTVAAVAKTQTLTLGSDADAKGPAPAVRGATKGGKVTVLEPGGITTLDPGNMWSGADRLISRLVYRSLTTLETLPNGSVQLVGDLAEDTGRPSLGGRDWTFTLKPGLTYNDGSPVRAQDFAFAVKRALDPDKFPMGDRTLRSFLLGPEDADGIGGEHEMPPGVIETPDDRTIVFHLDGAHPDFNVVLAGPNGAPVPERVSDISGTSTLLPSTGPYQVDSFTGAKNLTLTRNPKWRANSDPVRTAYPDRYEITGSLTLDEIKSRIRTAGSKSAVMTFSGSLDKDGLGTTDGATGSGTVRVTSPAPYVHAYSIDTKRVPKLKVRQAIATAYPAADVLAASGEDGVATHHLMPPGIPGSRDFDLYGAGAHGDPAKARALLTEAGETGFPLTLAYATTADEARAKAVKKALDKAGFRVALKDVDVSDIYENVGDGAYDLARLPMNISGLPLASAFLPDSFDGRYTYPTTSNFSRLNSTAVNDAIDVANGTADLAAAGEKWSTVDRRVMEQAAAIPVYVPVRTFLYSSKLKGVQVDLDGLSPLNAYVTE from the coding sequence ATGCGCGACACGGTCCTGGACGGCCGGTACACGCTCACGGAGCGGATCGGTGCCGGCGGCATGGGCGTGGTGTGGCGGGCCAGGGACGCGCGGCTCGAACGCCCGGTCGCCGTCAAGCTGTTGAGCCTGCCACCCGGCACGGCCGGCGCCGAGCGGGAGCGGCTGCTCGCCATGTTCGGGCGGGAGGCGCGGGCCGCCGCCGCACTGGACAGCTCGTACATCGTGCCGGTCTTCGACCACGGGGCGGACGGTGAAGTCCCCTACCTGGTCATGCCGTTGCTCTCGGGCCGGACCGTGGGCGAGCTGCTGGACGGAGGGCCGCTGCCCCCGGAGCGGGTCGCGGAACTCGCGGCACAGGTCTGCCGGGCCCTGGCGACCGCACACCGGGCCGGCATCGTGCACCGCGACATCAAACCGGCGAACGTGATGCTCACCGACGAGGGCACGGTCAAGGTGCTCGACTTCGGCATCGCCAAGTTCCTCGACGCGGCGACCGGCGGCCGGCTCACCGCGACCACCGACTCCCCCATCGGCACCCTCCCCTACATGGCTCCCGAGCGCTTCACGCGGGGCGCGGACGACGGCCGTACGGACGTGTACGCGCTGGGCTGCACGGTGTACGAGATGCTCACCGGCGCACCGCCCTTCGACTCGACGTCGGCGCCCGCACTGATGCACAGCCATGTGTACGAGACACCGGAGAAGCCGTCCGTACGGCGTCCGGGGCTCGCCCCCGAGTGGGACGAGCTGGTGGGGCGGATGCTGGCGAAGCCGGTCGACGAGCGGCCGACGGCGGAGGAGGCACGGGCGGTTTTCGAGAGACTGGCCCTGCCCGCGCCGCAGGTCCCTGCCTCCGCCGAACCGGCCCAACTACCGGACCGCACCCCGCCTTTGGGGCAGGACTCCGCCTCCACGGCACCCGGGAGCCCGGCCGACGTATCGCCCGAACCGGGGCCCTCCGCACCTGCCTCGGCCCGGCAGCGACTGGCGGCGGGCGCCACAACCACCAGCCCCGACCCCACCTCGTACCTGCTCGCGCCGCCGCACCCGAAGCAGCCGCCCGCTCTTCCGGCGGCTCGACTTCGCGGGCGGCGCGTCACATGGATCGCGGCCTCCGCGGTCGTCACCGCGCTCGTGGTCATCTTCTCGGTCGTCCAGCCCTTCGGCGGCGACGACGGCGACGAGGGGAGTGGGAAGAGCGGCCCCGGCGGGCAGAAGGCCGGTGCCGGCACTGTGGCCGCGGTGGCGAAGACCCAGACCCTCACGCTCGGCTCCGACGCCGACGCCAAGGGCCCCGCCCCGGCGGTGCGGGGCGCCACCAAGGGCGGCAAGGTCACGGTCCTCGAACCGGGGGGTATCACCACTCTCGACCCGGGCAACATGTGGTCCGGGGCCGACCGGTTGATCTCCCGCCTCGTCTACCGCAGCCTGACCACCCTCGAAACCCTGCCCAACGGTTCCGTCCAACTCGTCGGGGACCTCGCCGAGGACACCGGCCGGCCGTCGCTGGGGGGCCGCGACTGGACGTTCACCCTCAAACCGGGCCTCACCTACAACGACGGATCGCCCGTACGCGCCCAGGACTTCGCGTTCGCGGTCAAGCGCGCCCTCGACCCCGACAAGTTCCCGATGGGCGACCGCACCCTGCGCAGCTTCCTACTCGGTCCCGAGGACGCGGACGGTATCGGTGGCGAGCACGAGATGCCGCCGGGCGTCATCGAGACCCCGGACGACCGCACGATCGTCTTCCACCTCGACGGCGCCCACCCCGACTTCAACGTCGTCCTGGCCGGCCCGAACGGCGCACCCGTGCCGGAGCGGGTCTCCGACATCTCCGGCACCTCCACACTCCTGCCGTCGACGGGCCCGTACCAGGTCGACTCCTTCACCGGCGCCAAGAACCTCACGCTCACCCGCAACCCGAAGTGGCGCGCGAACTCGGACCCGGTGCGCACCGCGTATCCCGACCGCTACGAGATCACCGGTTCGCTGACCCTCGACGAGATCAAGTCCCGGATCCGCACGGCCGGTTCGAAGTCGGCCGTGATGACGTTCTCCGGCTCGCTGGACAAGGACGGGCTGGGCACGACGGACGGCGCCACCGGCAGCGGCACGGTCCGGGTGACGTCACCGGCCCCCTACGTACACGCGTACTCCATCGACACCAAACGCGTACCGAAGCTGAAGGTCCGTCAGGCCATCGCCACCGCGTATCCGGCAGCGGACGTCCTGGCCGCGAGCGGCGAGGACGGCGTGGCCACGCACCACCTCATGCCACCGGGCATCCCCGGTTCGCGCGACTTCGATCTGTACGGGGCCGGGGCGCACGGTGACCCCGCCAAGGCCCGCGCTCTGCTCACCGAGGCCGGCGAGACGGGCTTCCCGCTGACCCTCGCCTATGCGACGACAGCCGACGAGGCACGGGCGAAAGCGGTGAAGAAGGCCCTGGACAAGGCCGGTTTCCGGGTGGCGCTGAAGGACGTCGACGTCTCCGACATCTACGAGAACGTGGGCGACGGCGCGTACGACCTGGCCCGCCTGCCGATGAACATCAGCGGCCTCCCGTTGGCGTCGGCGTTCCTGCCGGACTCCTTCGACGGCCGCTACACCTACCCGACGACCTCCAACTTCTCCCGGCTCAACAGCACGGCGGTCAACGACGCGATCGACGTGGCCAATGGGACGGCCGACCTGGCGGCCGCGGGCGAGAAGTGGTCCACCGTCGACCGCCGGGTGATGGAGCAGGCGGCGGCCATTCCGGTGTACGTGCCTGTGCGCACGTTCCTCTACAGCTCCAAGCTGAAGGGGGTCCAGGTGGACCTGGACGGGCTGTCGCCGCTCAACGCGTATGTGACCGAGTGA
- a CDS encoding Rid family hydrolase codes for MARLLLFHLNLAPYRSWELTFRDRSDMSRADADQVESFGVPWEESYGYVQAVKRGDTIYLSGQVAHDGTELVAPAPVNEDGLVTDFSNMGEQLRQCYANAAELLKRFDASLDDVVDEVLYVVDADAGDAAAGPVRKEAYGRPDPQVASTMIGTPRLAFPELLVEVKFVARV; via the coding sequence GTGGCACGGCTGCTTCTGTTCCATCTCAACCTGGCCCCATACCGTTCTTGGGAACTCACTTTTCGCGATCGGAGCGATATGAGCAGGGCAGACGCAGATCAGGTCGAAAGCTTCGGAGTCCCCTGGGAAGAAAGCTACGGGTACGTTCAGGCGGTAAAGCGCGGCGATACCATTTACCTCTCCGGCCAGGTGGCACACGACGGGACGGAACTCGTCGCCCCCGCTCCGGTGAATGAGGACGGGCTGGTCACCGACTTTTCCAACATGGGTGAGCAGTTGCGCCAGTGCTATGCCAACGCGGCAGAATTGCTGAAGCGTTTCGACGCGTCGCTGGACGACGTCGTCGACGAAGTCCTCTACGTGGTCGATGCCGATGCGGGTGACGCTGCGGCGGGGCCGGTGCGCAAGGAAGCCTACGGACGGCCGGACCCCCAGGTGGCAAGCACCATGATCGGCACCCCCCGATTGGCCTTCCCCGAGCTACTGGTCGAGGTGAAGTTCGTGGCGCGAGTCTGA